The Tolypothrix sp. PCC 7712 region CGCCGATGGCATTGGAACCTGCTGCACAAGCGGTTACAGAGCAGGAATTTGGCCCTTTGGCTCCGGTATGAATAGCTGTTAATCCAGCCGCCATATTGGCGATCATCATCGGAATCATGAACGGACTACAGCGATCGGGGCCGCGGTTTAGGTAGACTGTTTGCTGGTCTTCTAAAACCTTCAAACCGCCAATACCAGAACCAATAATTACACCGACCTGTTCTGCATTCAGTTCATTAATCTCTAAACGCGCGTCAGATATAGCTTGTTTTGCCGCTGACACCCCAAATTGGGAAAACCGATCCATGCGCTTGGCTTCTTTGCGCTCTAAATAAATATGTGGATCGAAGTTTTTGACTTCACCAGCAATGCGGCAATCATGGCGAGAGGCATCAAAAGCGGTGATGAAATCAATGCCATTACGACCGCTTAACAATCCTTCCCAATACTGTGCTGGTGTATTGCCAATTGGTGTAATCGCGCCAACACCAGTTACCACAACGCGTTTACGTTTATAATCTGTCATGACTCAGTTAAAGGTGGCGAGAAAGCAGCAAAAAGGTGACTAGTAATTAGGGACTGGGGGCTGGGGATTGGGGACTGGGTACTAGGTACTGGGGACTGGGTGAAAGATTTAAGTTAAATTTTTCCTGATCCCCAATCCCTAATCCCCGATCCCCAATCCCCGATCCCCAAATACCGTTCAGGCAGATGTAGGAGCTTTGCTGTTGATATAATCCACTGCATCTTGAACCGACAAAATCTTTTCAGCGGATTCATCGGGAATTTCAATATCAAATTCTTCTTCAAAAGCCATTACTAACTCCACGATATCTAAGGA contains the following coding sequences:
- the acpP gene encoding acyl carrier protein; the protein is MSQENTFERVKKVVVEQLGVEADTIKPISTFVDDLGADSLDIVELVMAFEEEFDIEIPDESAEKILSVQDAVDYINSKAPTSA